The Bacillus oleivorans DNA segment CCAGTCGGTTGAAAGTTAATTGCTGTTGACGTCCCCATTGACGGAGGAATGACCATTCCGTTTTCTTTGATTTGTTCAGAGCGCGGGAAACTAATCTTGTAAACACCATTACTTAAAGATCCTTCCTTACCGAAAATTTGATCAAGCTTCTTCTTATCCAATGGAAATTCTCCATTAACCAATGGTTGGTTGGCATTGATTGGTGTGTTCGATTGATTAATTCCAGAACGAAGCGTTTTCGCTAACTCAGAGGGATTTCCATGCCGAAAGCCCCATGGCGCGTATCGGTATGCGGAAGGAAAATGGACGCTGAAAGAAGTCGTGGGCCACATCGCAGACGGAGAACGCGTCATGACCTACCGCCTGCTCCGAATCGCAAGAGGGGACCAGACGCCTCTGTCCGGTTTCGACCAGGAATTGTTCATGCCTCCTTTCGGGAGCTGGATAACCGCGCAATTGGCCGAAGACTACCGGGCCGTACGGCAATCGACGATCACACTGCTGCGCGGGTTACCGGCGGAGGCGTGGTCCTGCAAAGGCACAGCCAACAACGCAAACATTACGGCGCGTGCCCTCGCGTACGGCATCGCAGGACACGAGATTCATCACATGGGGGTCATCCGAAATCGGTATTTGAGTTAGTTGTCCGGAAGATCGGGACGGAAGCTGCGCGGAAAACGCGGCTTCCGTTCTTTCTTTATGGCAGCCTTCCCGCCCCGTTCATAGACTGATATGAAGAGAGGACAAGACGGGTTGAAAAAAGCAGCAGCGATTGGTTGCAGACTGGATTTTGTCTAAAAATGAAAAGCAAATAATAATCTCAAACAAGAAAAAATCAAGGCCTCTTCGTTAAGCTAACGAAGAACGAGAGCTCAATACATCATACGAATGACAAACAAGGATTGGTGGTTATTCCGCAAAAGGGCTCGATTGTTGAACAAGGGGTACCGT contains these protein-coding regions:
- a CDS encoding DUF1259 domain-containing protein; protein product: MWPTTSFSVHFPSAYRYAPWGFRHGNPSELAKTLRSGINQSNTPINANQPLVNGEFPLDKKKLDQIFGKEGSLSNGVYKISFPRSEQIKENGMVIPPSMGTSTAINFQPTGGQNAAITGDFVLTAEEVNSVIRVLRKHDIEVEAVHNHMLFEEPHLLFVHFWANDDAEKLAKGLRKAVEKTNSKLPDKD
- a CDS encoding DinB family protein yields the protein MPERSVFANSEGFPCRKPHGAYRYAEGKWTLKEVVGHIADGERVMTYRLLRIARGDQTPLSGFDQELFMPPFGSWITAQLAEDYRAVRQSTITLLRGLPAEAWSCKGTANNANITARALAYGIAGHEIHHMGVIRNRYLS